AGAAGTACAATagagttaaaaataaataaaaaattaaattttttagatCGTCAGGCTCGCATTCAGTAGCGAGAATGATACTTATAGAAATTCATCAGTCAAAAGAAGAAATTTCGATAGAAAATCTGAATTTTGTCGACTTAGCAGGATCTGATAGAATTTAAGATTTCAGTGTCATACCTTTTTAGCATTATTTAGACTATTTTTACTTTTGTAAATCGTATCAAAAACTGTAAATAGtttagtataaaatatattcatgtAATACTAACATATTGCGCATATTTGTCCAACTTtactttaattttcaaatttttaaagatattttatatgataaaaAGAAGTCACCGTTTGGAACTATTATACGCTTTAATACTCCTTCCAAGAAAACAATTTTCGCGGAAAgatttgttataaatattaattgtaccACATATTAGATATATGattattagaataaaaaatgtCGCCTTTTTATGCAATATTAACATTGCAGAAGTTCGGGAAATGCGATACTGGAGAAAAACATGCAATAAACTGTACCAAATATCAAAGAAGAGATTTccgaggagagagaaagagaagaaattcCCACAGTGCAATTCGCGTCAATCGCGTCGGACTCGAAGCCAGAACTTATTCCGTCGCCAAATCTCTATCGTGCAATACGTGTCGTCTCTGGTGTTCTATTATGAGTTCATTATGAGTATATTATATGTAATGATTCGAAGTGATCCTTATATGGTAACTAGTGATCGAGTATTGCATTTTTGTTATGCTAAAATGCAATGGAACGATTTTCTTTcgctttaatatatttattttgaaaaCTAGTTTTGTGCTTATTAATTAGTTATACAAATGATTTCTGTGATGTACGAATCTCACACAGTACTGCTGTTGctcttaaccccttaacctacgatttacgttcgagaattttggaccgaaaacgtaaacaagctattatatattatattatatattatatttggctcgATCATCGTACTGCGAGCTATgtccgtaatatttacgtttggtccgatcatctacTAGGGACTAttcccgtaatatttacgtttgaccCGATCATcatactacgggctatgcctaATTCTTCTAAAAATTCCTTTCCTTTTGCCCTGTAAACACTTTTTCAAGGTTGGTAAGTCATTTTTAAACGAAGCTGCTTGCAAACACCTTGCAAGCTAAGGACCAATTGTTCTTGTATCGACCGTTATACGTATTATGTATAAGAGAAAGTCATTCAAAATCTTGATCTTATAACATACAGTTACATtcattaatattcataatatctACGTGCTGcggaatttcatcgaaatcaatAAACGTTGCTATGAGATACAAATAGTTAATCATTTAGATTTACCTGATATTCTATCCGTATTGATATCTAGATTGAGCAGACCAAGAATTTATATTGCAAGAATACAGATACTCTTCAACCAAATTATTTAGCTATCTCCCGCTTGCATTTCCACCAACCCGAAAGAAGAAAACGCAATAATCAACACCTTTTACCAATTTGTGCAGCAAATTATTCCTTCTtcaattgtatttatatatttcttgcTACCTTTTATCTCAAGGGAATTCTCCTCGCCTGTGCTAATTACTTTCTCATTGTCATAGCGTTCTAGTCGACGTGATTCGTCAGTAATTGCTAAGTTGGCAAGTACACCAGAACTTACCAGTTAAAGTATTTTACTCACCATTATTGCCCGTACAACTCGTCCTTGTCATACATTAACGCTCTCTTCGTCTGATATAGTACATATATCAGTCTTTGTCGTAACTAATGCGCTTCTCATCTACAGACAAGCCATGTGCTGCTATTTACTGAAGATAGAAGAAGCTGCAACTTGGAGTATGCGAAAATAGATGGCAACACATGGTTTGTCTGTAGGCAAGGGATGTAATATTGCGCGACAAAAACAGACGATACGAACGATGCTAGACTGAGAAAGCAATAGTGTGTGACAAGGACAaatgtatattttcttttaGACGACGAATATAGACCTTATAAACGGTTTTAGACAAAAACAGTTTAGACtgcaaattaatataaataaaaaattcttagaaACTCAAGAAGACCACAAGTTTGCGGGAATATTCAATCACTGAATTATACAAGCTCAGTGCAAATATCTGCAAAAATATtaagtaaattaaataaattatataaatattaaataaattaaaaacccTTACTAATAAGTATTACTTATTTCAAAAAGTTTGGAAGTTTATCATTTTAAGAATAGCATAATTAGATGTTTTGAATTTAAATCATCGATTCTTTTGCACGCAATATTACTCGAATCGATAGGTCTGTTTATCGAATCGgccatatatatgtatatatcagttaTATTGCGCGCAACTTCGGAACGTGCCACGCATGCACGCTATATGATGTGCGCATACTAAAGTCGAAATACGATCTAACCTAAAACCGAACGTCAAAAGATTTTTGAACGATATGACTGCGTTAACAGTTATAGCGAAATTTTGGCAAGAGTACACAAAAAGTACGCCAAAAAAACTTAAAATAATAGATGCTTATCTTCTTTATGTGTTTTTAACGGGTGCCATACAATTCGTATATTGTTGTCTGGTCGGTACGTTCCCTTTCAATAGTTTTCTCAGTGGATTTATTTCCTGCGTTTCCTGCTTCGTTCTTGGAGGTATTATCActaatcatatttatatatgttcAAATTTTTAACTTATTAAGTAGTTGTAATGTTATCAATACTGATgattatttctttcctttttaatttgattgactttttaataacagtaatattaattcttttaattttataaatctcTTTCTATAGTTACAAATATTGTAAGTTATTAAATATCGAAGAAACAATTGTATAGTTTCAATAtcataatccatttattatatcatttgtTAAATTTTAAGCTGTTATCATATAAAGCATAttgttaaattactttttcaattATCTTAATATTAGTAGTTAGCTAAGCAAGTAAGAActgcaattttatttaaaaaatattatagattAATTTATCATTTCTTTCTTTGATTATATTCTGCATGTGATGAATATTCATTTTTACTGCATAACTGTATATTTTATCTTTTCTATAATGGGAAGTACAGCGCGTAACacataaatatttgttatattttattagtatCTTGTCCGATAGGACTCAGTGAGTAATAGaagttattttgtatattaatgaaatttttagtACGATATTTAACAAATCATGATTTGCTATgtaattttttttgttttatttattacattccTCTTTATAAGTTTTATAAATTCTTATGTTAGAAAGATATgcaatataaattattagtaaaataaatatgaagttAGTATATAGgtattttttttcaataaagCATAGTAAATGTATTAAGTTTAATCTATTAAATCATACAAGTAATTATGTTAACAATCATTAATGgatatgttttaattatttcttcttcCATGTATTTCAGTTTGCTTACGGTTACAAGTGAATCCCCAGAATAAAAGTCAATTTCATGGAATAAGTCCAGAGAGAGGATTTGCAGATTTTATTTTTGCACATGTAATTCTACATATTGTTGTTATGAATTTCATTggttgaaaatgaaaaatgagattttacttgtaaaattttgtaataaactACTAAAAGCATTATTATATTCGAATCTATTATTAAAAATACCTTATTTCAAAAATGATAGGGTaacgaaattaaaattcatttatataaatcgtaaattttagcaataaataataaaacttttttCTTTGCTTCAAATATAACCTTTTTTACTggtatacataaataaaagatGTTTACAACTgataaaattaatcaaatacagaatattcatttttaaataaaataatagtgtTTCATATTAAAAAACATACAATATATTCTTTTGTACTTaataaaactaaaattaataatagaaataacaataaccatttattattaaaaatattaggtGATTTTATCCTGTattcgaataaaaaagaaatatatggaaaaaagaaagatattacCTTCGACAATACATTCTATTTATTATCAGTCCTCTAATCCACCGATGAGTATATAATTCACAACCAGTCGATGTCGATTAGATCAAAATCTTTTCTTCTACTCTTAAGAAGAACGACTTTCTTACGAATAGAAAAATAAGATTTCAAAGAAAATcttcaaaattgttaaaaaatatcttcCTTTAACCGTTTTAGTGCCAGGGGTTTTTAAGAATCCGTGTCGGATTGTGCCTTGCAGCGCGATAGCGCTTCGTTCATTTATTTACGAGAAATACCGATCAACGTGATCGCGCTGCTCTTATTTTTCGTCGAAATATGTCGCTCGGTGCGCTCGCGCTTCATTTCTCATCAGTCATATCAGAAACGTTATACTAAACACTCAAAAGTTTGCGAAATATTCGTGTTTTACGTTTTGTTTGCGTGATAACACTGTATAATACAGGATTTGGTTTTCCAGTTCAAGCAgtaatttatacattagttttttttaattaacacGTTTGTCGCCGCGTCATCCACATATGGGTGACGGGTATACTTCTATTACCGATATAAAACGATCAGATTTAATTTGTGTGCAGTGCAAAAATGGACTTCATCCATTATGTCTTTATAAACATGtctgttttaaaaataatgaatgtcaTAATCCTGTAAAACcatgaatataattttaatgtcTTTGTGTGTTTACgcttttgtgttttcatttaatatatattgtttatttttttcatttatcatAGTAAAAGCATAAGAAGACATAAAGAAACAAGGGCAATGGGTGAACTAAATAAAAGACTTACTTTTAAAGATGACAATGAACATTAGTAATCTAGTTTTATatctattataaataaaatattatattatgttttcttatattttcaaaaatgttgGCAACATATTTATACTATGCAGaagtatatgtaaataaaagtaaattcaaTAAAAACAGCTTATTTATGCAGGTagtttacgattatttgaaaaaaaagtaATTACGAGAGGAAACTTATATGACTCGCGACGAGCTACATTCGGAACCGTGCCTGTTGCGAATTGACGACCGTGACCAAACATCGCGACACAGTTCACCACAGTACGTGAACAATGCGATCGCGCTGCGTGGCGCTAAAACggttaagaaaaatgaaaaaatataagcAATGTTTTCttttaagataaaaaatattaaattcaatgaaAAGAATTACTTGTTTATAAGATATTAAATTTCCTATATATGTATAAGGACTTTCTTTTTTCTGTATAACATAGAAGCTCTTGAAAAAATTTTTGATGGGTtaacaaaaaagaagaaatacgaAATGAAAGATTAAGATCTCAGGAAAGTTTCATTTcttaattattactttaataaataaagaattaaaaataattaagcgAGTAATACTTTTAAGTTAATTCTTATTATTGCTAAAGAATTAAATGGTTAATACTTTAAGTTAATTGTCCTTACCTCTTCTTAAGAATAAAAAACGTATTCTTAAGGAAACTGTCCTTCTCAAGTAAGGAGTCTAGAATTTTGAAGGAAACTATTCCTAAAGATCGGGATTTTAATATGACAAAAATCAAAGAAAGCGAATACAATATTTATGAGTGCACAGACtatggaaaaaaggaaaagtgaATAAAAAAAGAGAACTGGTGCCTAAAAAATTGTTCTCATTGTAGGAGCAATAATAATTAAGATCATTCAAAAATGCTTAGGAACAAACCAAAGAGTAAAGAACATAGtctacacaaaaaaaaaagaaaataagaactGCATGTAAGCAAACACAAAAAGAAGGCGAGGAAAAAGTAAGTGGACGTCGGTGGACGTGTACTCAAGGAAATCAGTCGTTATACTCTTCTTCGAAGAAGATAATCGCTACGAAGCACGAAAAATCAAGAACTTTTTATCAGCATATATCTCTCTGTTTTCCCTGTTTTAAGAGGTGGCATTAGAAACACTTTCGTCAGCTCCATGCTTTTCTCGGCACTTCTCGAGATATTTCTCCTTAGCAGTGAGTCTCAGCAGTTCTTTGCGACGCTGCAGGATTTGTTCTCGTTCGGACGATGATTTGGAAAACCGTCCTCCTAGGCTGGAAGGTTCTTCACCGCTGTAATTATTCATTAAGAATATTTTCAGATTAATCAAATTATATTACAATGGATAACTTGAAAATAAAACACatttaacaaatttaaaaatattatttggaACATAAAATTATCTGTTTTGAATATATCTTACATTTTCTTTATGGATTTTGTTTTAACCCTTTGCGCTCGAAAGGCGACTCTCAGTCGCCACGGCGTTCTATGGTGCAACTCCAGTGGCGAGTGAGAGGCGACAGTCCCTGTTTATGCTAGATTTTTACATCTCCAGTTAATGAGAGTGCAATATTGGTTCGTACATAGGTCCCTTAGATCTTTATGTTCTTTGTTAGGAAATGTAAAGTGTTAGACTTTAAAAgggagataaaatatttaatttcaaatccTTACGAAACTATGATTCTGACAACGTCTCCGATGTTAGTTCGGATTCGACGATCATGgcaaaaatattatagcttagaaACCCTAAAAAAACGGTTTTCGGAAGTGAAATTAGCTCAAACGAAGATGAACTTAATTTTGAACTGTTGAAAAATGAGACCAATTATATTCAAGGATGCATCTTAGTAAATgctttataaattatcatacaaaaaaatagaaaaattaatattataaaatcatattttcaaagatgtaaatatagataaattattagaatataatgtttttgtaagttaatttatatataaaatcattttatgctATCTGTAAGACACGCGTCATATATACGCTAAATCATCTGGATTTGCTGCTACGCCTGACGAAAAAAATCCTCGAACGCAAAAGGTTAAAATATATGTCTGAAATAAATGATGAAAATGAAGGAAATACCTATCAGCAAGAGGAATATCAAATCTTGGATCTGAAGGTAGCGGCATCGAAGGGGTATTCAAAGAAACACTAGTTTCTGTGGTACTGGTATGGATTTGAAGGACGGATTCCAATTGCGGTTCTTCGATTATATGATGAGGAGACATCAAGACTCCATCCAGAATATTTGCAACGGTCCATTCGATTGATCTCGTCCCTCTGAGGTCTTCTACGATTAGATTGCGGGGGAATTGTGGAAACAGTTGCTGCACctgttttaataaataatacaaaattaatattagaatgAATGACACAGAAATCAAGTAAACATCTCTTTTTCCATTTGATTAATAAAAATGTGTGAATAAAATGAAAGTaaactatatttaaaattataatgtgaTGTTAAATAAGTTCAATATGTAGCAGTCCTTGTATGTAAATGAACACAGAATGAACCTAGTTTGAACCAGTTAACAGTAATAGAGTACCATTCAGAGTTCAGTGAGTGAAATTCCAGTGTTTTTTCTACTATGTATTTGTCATTAGGttctaatataataattactaCTGAACCATTGAAGTTCTCccaaaattataatgtattagttttcaataattaaaaatatacgattAACGCACCTGTCTAATCATAGTATCCATTTGCGAGTTGTTATGTGTAATAGTAGAAATATTTCCACGTAGTCTATTGTGGGAAACTTCAACGGAGAAGCTTGGTAACCAGGACACATATCTTGAGCCATCGAAATGAAAGAAATGATTCTCATTTCGTCTAGCTGGCGTTTGTAGTTCAGTTGATAATTCTTGTGTGTTTACAAGGTGGCTAGGTTGCATGTTTAAGGCAAGTCTACAAGTTGGGCAGGAAGTATCCTGTTCCAACCAAGACTGTAAACAGGAATTGTGGAAAAGATGAGCACAAGGTAGCTTTCTAGCTGTTTCCATTTTCTCCCAGCAAATGGCGCAGTTGTCTGAGTTCTCTGCTAACTCTTCCTGACTTGCCATTGGATagctagaaataaaaatatataaatttgtataaaattttgtataaaaatccatAGTCTACTGATTACAACTATAAAAAGTGTGTACTTACTTTTGTTCCATATGATTTAATACAGCAAGATAGTTCCTGTGCTTTGTGATCTTGCGTTGTATTTCATAGAAAAGATACCTAAGTTGCATACAGATTACAAGGGATGCCATGCTTAGGAATATGTTACTCCAAAGTAGCATGTGGACATGGTGAAGAAAATCTACAGCTAGCACTATTAATTCTGCTGTTAGATCTGTGTAGTAAGTTAGAGGACCTCTTTTGTCCCAAGAACGTTGCGAAGAGGTTCCAGCCCCTCGAGTATCATACAGATGAATTATGTATCGCACCATTACATGAATTGTTCTGACACCTAGTAAAATGCACTGTTAACAAGCAAATACATTATTAGAATTACATGGCTATAATAACTTCTATTCTATTAGTGGAAAAGAATGAAAGTTACTAAAAAAAATTGAAGTATTCGAAGTTGTCACGAGTACTGTGATAAATGAAGAATTGTTTACTTTCACACAAGGGTTTACATTACCTCAGCTGCAGTGAAGACAAAGGTATTGAATGAAACGAAGAAGAACGCTGCAGCTGTGCATAGGAGTAACATGAAGGAGGATAATGCAAGAATAGTCGCGAGAAGTCCAAGAAGTTTCGCATGACTCCAACCTGGTGTTGTAGGCGAAAACGATAactagaaaataataattaaaagttcTGTAATGTTTTTCATTATCTatgtatgtaaaataataaattttttaataataattaacattaaatttataacttatattaaaatagattattactaatattaattcttatttttataatgCTTATCAATTAAATTAGGTCATGGACAGTAATTTGTAAAAATGGTTTGTTTAAAAAaagcaaatatttttttattattcattagaatgattcttatttttatgtaaatatttaacTAATATGAAATTTTACCGTTTATATAATGACAATATTTATGCGGAATATTATGTAACTTAACTAGAGAATTTGATTAAAGCAGTACTATTCTATAGTTAAAGATTATATAGATTCAAATAGAACAATCCATGTAATCCATATACTGAATACGTCTAACTCTACTGTATCTAACTTCAGacgtatattatttaaattaagagaTTTGTGGAAATTAACGTGTACATTGAAAAAATGTTGTGGAACATGTACTTTTTGCTCAATTATGTGATTAAATGCAAACAgaaatattatacattacaATCTAATGATAATtgtaacaaaattattataaaaaatatctaatATCTTCAGTCGAATACTAATTTATTGACTTAACTTTAACTTACTGAATTGTACTTATTATTaactataattattaattagttaaatatatcattaataaaTCTGAGAAATAGCTTTATTTACGTATCAAAGTTTAACTAAGAAAATATTGGAGTAATATgctttaaagaattaaaaaatggcACGCATGAGACAGATCAAGGAAAATTGAATGTCGTCTAGCTGTGGAGAGGTATAACCTGGTTACCTCTATTCGATTATACTAACGGGATTCACGCGAATTCATTGCATAACGGAGCCAAGATTCTTTGTCTTTATACTAAAGATTCAGACCACTCTGCGCGCCAAGATATctgttttttttaaatctttcagTACTATTACcgaacaaattttcagaattttgGCAAAAATACGAAGAATGATTTTTAAATACCGATAACATACATTATATTCATTTACTGTAGTTTTTTAACATTTACAACCTTGTCATTTTCCTGAAGTAAAAAAACTGTAAAATATAAATGGGCGACCATATATACAGTGTGGACCAGTTAAATGGGGTCATTTAAATATCTGCGTTATTTGTTGTTGCATGAAAAACTTTTCAGGAAAAAGTTGCACCGTTTCAAGGAGCAcgtataatattgaaaatagcTTTTCCTAATGATCCTTTTTTTTTACGAGGTCTCAAGATCACtagtatttatttgtttataatcctatatttatttttagatattCTTGTAGaacgtaaaaaaataaattcaacTACCAATAGAACCATACCATTTCTATCGTTTAGTTTTAAAATATTTCCGTctaaatgtatacaaatttcATGTGGTATCTCGGGTTACGCGATACCGTGACTTTTCACGTTCATATGTAGGCATAAATATTAGTTTGGCTTGATGTCTCTTTGGTAAAGCCTTTTCTTGTAAAGATTGATGCCTTTCACCATATATCAGTACAATATCTACTTCTTCCTATAGTATgtaacgcattccgttaaatTCAACAGTCCCAATAGAACTAAAGCGATCATCTACTGCCTTATCGCTCGTCATTGGAGATGATATTTATGTTTACATACGAACGTGAAGAATCGTTATACTGCGTAATTTGAGATACCGTGTGCATCGAGATATCACGCAAGATTTCAATACATACAGACGCTAATATTTCAAAACTAAACGATCGAAATGCCATAGTTCTATAGGTCAGCGAATTTGATTTTTCACGCTCTACGAAAATATCCAAAAATAAATGAAGGATtttcaacaacaaaaaaaaaatactaaTAACCTTGAGatttcgcaaaaaaaaagatCACTGAAACAAAATTATTTCCAATATTCCACGTGCTCGTTCGAACAGTGCAACTTTCTTCTGGGTAGATTTTTTTACACGACAATAAATAATGCAGTATTCATGCATAATGCGATCTGTGCTCTAAAAAAAAGTATGGGAGTTGGTGAGAGTTGGAAATACGTAAGCCAAGTCCTTCCAGGACTGTAAAGTCGAAAAATAaacagaatatatatatatatatacacacacatatatgcTTATATAGGATGTCTGGTAAATGGCAGTACAATCGGTCACTGAAATTCACTATGAATTGAGACTTGATCGAGTATATGTGTACCGAAAAGATTTTTGTACTTGATGTGCTCAGAAACTGAGCCTTAAACGAAAAAATCTTATCCTTTCTTTTTAACTTACTTTTTAATGTAGAATCATTCCCTGGCCGGTTGTACTAATATATACCCTGTATAAAAGGACGCCTCAGGGTACCCAGGAAATGGAACGAAATAAAAGACTGGAAAGTTCGTTGGGTAATATAAGGGCCAATGACCTCTGAAGCGACTTCTTGAAGGGATACTGCCTGTGATGCCAAGGGCACATAGCAACCCATCCTCAGCAGAAAAtagaatacatacatacatatatacgtatgtatataaacGTATAGAGTATCTTTATTACATGTGCGTTCAACGTGGAAGAAAGATACTGAGGATTTTTGTagaagtacatatatatatacagggtggttggtaattggtgatacaagcgaaaagggggagattctacgcgaaaaaagaggtcgaaaatatagaataaaaatttttctttttaattcttccatcgagacaacgatctacagtgagatccgttataacgagacgcgataaagtgcacgcgtaccgagcgaaaactcaaagtcgattttctcgaaaacaaagcctcgaacgaaaaattgttattctatattttcgacttctttttccgcgtagaatcaccccctttccacttgtaccaccagttaccaaccaccctgtatatatatacacctaTTCCTTTATATTCCTTTCGATAACTGGCCAGATAAGCGCCACTGTAATTTCAAGATCATTGCTGGCCATTTGTTTGACTCGTCGAACGTGTAACTTCTCACGTCACTAGTTAAACCAAATAAACAAGTGAGATTGATTCATCGCGGAAATACACGCGAAAGATATAGACAGAAAGATACGACGTAGCATATGCGCCTACCAGAGAGACAACACAATACAGATCTGTCGAGAAATCTCGCAAGATGTCGTTTTGGGGCACGTGCCAACTTTAACGACGCGTGCGTTCCGAATTCAAGTTGCTGTTTAAAATGTACTAAGATATTCAGCAATCTCTCTGAGTTTACTACGATATTTACTGTACGATATGGCTTTATCAAAGTCTTTCGAACGAACAAAATTTAAGAAGTTGGAATTCGATGGTAATGCCAAGTCTCAGAATTATCTCTTTCATGACATTGCGATCTTTTTTCCTATGTTATAAGTTGTTTTCAAAAGTTTGGAGTACATTTTAGACGAAGCAAATTTTCTTGTATATTTTCCGGCGAAATAAGAATATCATAAGCGTCATATCTTAACGTAATTGATTACAGTTTCAATGCTAATGATATAAGTAATGGTAATatcataaatgaaatatttatatattttaatttcttttaaaattcTAATATGCTCTAAGCTTCAGCTTCGAACTTTAAATAGAGGTATACTGAAAACAAATATTCTATCAATATCTTTTCCCAATAACAATAACCTAAGGATTGATTTAGAGGAATTGAAAATACTTGCTGCCTTAAGAAAAATTTAGAGCATCCTGGGAAGTGTTTAATGAAATTTGGATCACGGACAGGGTCGGCTCAGCAGTTGTCAGCAGACAGTATGTCACTTACGTATTCGAATCGATCCTTGCATAGTTGACTGAGGAGACTTAGGAAGCCAAGCGCGGTGAACCAAGCCCACCACAGTAGCACCTCGTCCATGTACTGCACATTCAGCACGCCGAATACGAAGATAAATTTGTAGAACACGAAGTTCCAAAACTTGTCCTTTAGGTGTTGCCTTTCGGAGACTCGCAGCTCGGCGAATACGAGCTTTTGAATTGTTTTACCCAGCAGAATTAGCACGCAGTACGCCATGTTGATTAAGGTCTATAGAAAATAACAACAAAGAATATTTTAAGCCTAAAGATTACCACAATAGAAACAGGTATATCatcgatattaaaattatcaattaaattatattatatatatataaataattatataaaataaatattatatacagggtggttggtaactggtggtacaaccGGAAAGggggggggtgattctacgcgaaaaaagaagtcgaaaacatagaatacaaatttttcgttcaaggctttgttttcgagaaaatcgactttgaattttcgttcggtacgcgcgcactttatcgcgtctcgttataacggatctcactgtagatcgttgtctcgatggaaaaattaaaattaaaatttttattctatattttcgacctcttttttcgcgtagaatcaccccctttccgcttgcaccgccaattaccaaccaccctgtatataaatgaaaatattagaatatcGTAATTAGCAAACTGCGGActgttattaattaaattaaattatacaa
This genomic stretch from Bombus vancouverensis nearcticus chromosome 16, iyBomVanc1_principal, whole genome shotgun sequence harbors:
- the Dad1 gene encoding dolichyl-diphosphooligosaccharide--protein glycosyltransferase subunit, with amino-acid sequence MTALTVIAKFWQEYTKSTPKKLKIIDAYLLYVFLTGAIQFVYCCLVGTFPFNSFLSGFISCVSCFVLGVCLRLQVNPQNKSQFHGISPERGFADFIFAHVILHIVVMNFIG
- the LOC117154560 gene encoding E3 ubiquitin-protein ligase AMFR, yielding MPIEFLDRLPMPNLRLYTAISFGVLSCSIYYAVQIIKDPAWKITHTYVDSENDSANNIDFDPRDSSMYLKELLECMLDEPICIWTLINMAYCVLILLGKTIQKLVFAELRVSERQHLKDKFWNFVFYKFIFVFGVLNVQYMDEVLLWWAWFTALGFLSLLSQLCKDRFEYLSFSPTTPGWSHAKLLGLLATILALSSFMLLLCTAAAFFFVSFNTFVFTAAECILLGVRTIHVMVRYIIHLYDTRGAGTSSQRSWDKRGPLTYYTDLTAELIVLAVDFLHHVHMLLWSNIFLSMASLVICMQLRYLFYEIQRKITKHRNYLAVLNHMEQNYPMASQEELAENSDNCAICWEKMETARKLPCAHLFHNSCLQSWLEQDTSCPTCRLALNMQPSHLVNTQELSTELQTPARRNENHFFHFDGSRYVSWLPSFSVEVSHNRLRGNISTITHNNSQMDTMIRQVQQLFPQFPRNLIVEDLRGTRSIEWTVANILDGVLMSPHHIIEEPQLESVLQIHTSTTETSVSLNTPSMPLPSDPRFDIPLADSGEEPSSLGGRFSKSSSEREQILQRRKELLRLTAKEKYLEKCREKHGADESVSNATS